The Chitinispirillales bacterium ANBcel5 genomic interval TTGGCGGCCAATCCAGACAAGATTTTTTCGCCAAAATAACTATCGCATACAAAGAAGCACGTGAAACTAAGTATTGGCTCAGATTACTTAAGGAAGGTAATTTGCTTCAGGCAAATATTGCAGATTCATTATTGAATGACTGCGATGAATTGCTAAGAATTCTGACTGCGATCCCAAAAACTACAAAATGTAGCTGATCTTATTCTTCATTAGTAATTAGTAATTGATCATTAGTAATTAAAAGTGGATCTCCCCCAGTCCACCAGCAC includes:
- a CDS encoding four helix bundle protein, with the translated sequence MQHLEQERQYVIGRQILKSGTSIGANVEEAIGGQSRQDFFAKITIAYKEARETKYWLRLLKEGNLLQANIADSLLNDCDELLRILTAIPKTTKCS